The following nucleotide sequence is from Campylobacter coli 76339.
TGTTCCGATTTCTATTAATAATTCACTCATGTATTACTCTTTTAAAAATTTATTTTATTTTAACTCAATTTTCATTAAAAAACTTATAAATATCTCTCTAAAAAGTTTTTAAGTTCGCTTGCATTGCTAAATTCATTTTCTTGTAAATCCTTTTGATACCATTTCGCATGAAAATAAGGTATATTCGCATTTTTTGCACACTCTCTATCTTTTTGACTATCACCTATAAAAATACTTGTTTTATGAGGTGCTTCAGATTTTAAAAGATCTAGCATCATAGGATGAGGTTTTGGCTCTATACCAAGACTTACGCCTAAAATTTTATCAAAATAAGGAATAATTTCATGTTTTTTAAGTATGCTAGAAAGTGAGCTTTGTGGTGCATTGGTAGCGATAGCTAAAAAACAATTTTTCTCTTTTAAAAATTCCAATATCTCTTTAATCCCTTCAAATAAAACCACGCTTTGTTCATAGTGTTTGATGAAATATTTCTCAAAACCATCTTTGAAACTAGAATGATGAAAATTATCGATATTGTAAAGTTCTTTTGCCCAGTCTACATTTGGAGTATTGATGGTTTGCATGATTTTTTCCCTTGAAAGGGGGTTTAAATTTAGTTCATTTCTTATCTCATTGACAGCACAAGATATAGCATTTGCACTGTCGATTAAAGTACCGTCCATATCAAAAAATACATTAATCATAATAATCCTTCAAATAAGTTTTATGTTTTTCTTTTTTTTCACCTTTTTTGAGTTTATCTAAAGCATTTGCAAGGCTTAAAAGCTCTTCTTTTTGTTTTGAAAAATCAAGGCAATGATTTACAAAATTTTCTAAGGTTTTGTTATAGCTTGAATTTAAATTTACTGCCTCGCATTTTTCGACTATTTTTTTATTTTTTTCCATTCTTTCTTGAAATTTTTCTTTATCAAAATTTTCCTTTTTTAAAGCCGAAATAGCCGCATTTGCAAATTTTTCTAAAGCTCTTAAATACTTAACCCTTAGAGTTTTTTCATCAATTTTTGCCAATACTATCCTTTAAGTGTTTTTGTGAATTCTGCATTCTAGAGCTTCTTGGACTAAATTTCTTGCGATGACTTTTTCAGATCTTACAATGCGAATATTTTCATCAATACTTGAAAAAAGCATTTTTTCAAGACTACCATTAACATGGATGATTGTATCAATAGGCTTTGGATAAGAAGCTAGGACTTGACAGATCATTTCAAGCTTGGCTTCATTGCTTATCGTTACAATTGCTACTGCACATTCTGTTATATTGGCTATTTTAAGCGTTTCTTCTTGAGCCGCATTGGCAAAAACGACATTTTCACCCCGACTTATGCCCAACTCTACCAAATTTAAATCACTTTCTAAAACCAAATAAGGAACACCGGTATTTTTGATTTTTTGCACTATCTCTTGCCCTAAGCGTCCGTATCCAAAGATTACAAGATGATTTTTTAGGGTGCTAGGAGCGGTTTGTTGAGTAGTGTTGGTATTTAAAGTCATATCTTCTACTACATTGGCTATTTTTCTTATATTGTTTAATACAAAAGGAGTGATAATCATAGTTACGATAGAAACGACAATCAAAATTTGGGCAGTTTCGACATCTAACATGCTTTTTGCTTGCAAAAGGGAGAAGATCGCTAAGGCAAATTCTCCAACTTGAGCAATGGAAAAAGCAGTTTTTAACGCTACTCTTTTTTTGGTGTATAAAAATAAAAAACCACATACTATGCCAAATTTTAAACCCATTATGAGCAGGGTTAAAACACAGATAATAAACCAATTTTTCGCCACGATATCAAGTTGAATTTGCATCCCTACAGTTATAAAAAATAAACCCAAAAGCAAATCTCTAAAAGGGATTAAGTCTGCTTCGATTTTGTGTTTGTATCTAGTTTCTGCTATCAAGGCTCCTGCGATAAAAGCTCCTAAAGAATAAGAAAAGCCAAAATAATTTGCCAAAAAGCTTGCTCCAATCACCATGAAAAGTATGGTACTGATAAAAATTTCTTGCGAAGAAGCGCGTATGATGAGCCTAAATATCCTATCGACCAGATACTTACCTATAAAGAAAAGTAGAGCGATCAAAATGACTGCTGAAAGAAGGGTTGTAAGCAGTAGTTGCCCTATGTTTTGATTGTTTGAAGAGAAAATATCTACAAGTAACAATAAAGGAATAACAGCTATATCTTGAAAAAGTAAAATTCCTAAAGCCTTCCTTCCATACTGCTCGTTAATATCGCCATTGTCATTTAAAATTTTAAGCACCACAGCAGTTGAAGAAAGAGCCAAAGCAAAGCCCACTATGGTCGCACTTTTGTCACCAAGTCCTAAAATTCCTATAGCCAACAACATAAAAACAAAGCCACAGGTAAGCATTTGCAAGGAGCCATTCAAAAATACTTCTTGTTTCATAGCCATTAAGTGTTTAAAAGAAAATTCAAGTCCTATGGTAAACATTAAAAAAACTATACCAAATTCAGCAATATGCGCGATCTCACCCTTGCCACTTAGATGATAAATTTCAGAAATAATCTCCCCCGCAGCAATGTAGCCGATAATAGTAGGAATTTCAAATTTCTTAAAAATAACATTAAGAACGATAGCTATAGCAGCTGTAATTAAAAAAATTTCTAAAAAATTACCCATCTATTTTTTTTCATAAAAAATTAAATCAAAGCTATTTTTGTGTTTTACAACTGCTTTTGAGCTTGTGTTTGGATTTTGTTGTTTGCTAAGCTCTAAACGCAATTCGTCGATTAAATTTTCAAATTCGTGAAGTTGGTTTTTAAGCTTTAAGATCACATCCACTCCTGCTAGATTTACCCCCATATCGCGTGTTAGGCGCAAGATAAGTTTTATACGATCGATATCTCTTTGAGAATAAAGTCTTATTTTTCCATCAGTTCTACTAGGTTCTATCAAACCTTCTCTTTCGTATTGTCTTAGGGTTTGCGGATGTATGCTCAGTACTTTTGCTACAACACTTATCAGATATACGGGTTCATCATAATGGTGTTCCATGATCTTACTCCTTTTTTATGGTAATTTTTCTTTTAATATTTCAATCAGTTGTTCATCTAGGGTTTGGATGCTAGGTAAAATAACATTTAACACCAAATACATATCTCCATAGATATCATTTTTGCGATTTTGCACCCCATAGCCTTTAAGCCGAATTTTTTGTCCATTTTTAGAATTTGCAGGTATGGTTATAGTGGCTTCTTTTTTATTTTCCTTAAGAGTGCTAACAGTAACTTTTCCACCAAATAGAGCCGTTTTTAAAGAAATGTCAACCTTTTGATATAGATCATCATCTTCTCTTTGATAAATTTCACTTTCTTCTAATTTTACTATAACGATCAAATCCCCACGCGATCCATTGTGACCCTTTTTGCCTTTGTTGCGAATTCTAAGTTTTTCTCCTTGTTTGATTCCGTGTGGAATTTTAAATTTGATGGTTTCTCCTTGAAGATTGAAGCTATGTTCTCCACCTACTACTGCTTTTTCAAAAGGAATACTAAGTTCTATAGTAGAGTCTAGATCTTCTTCAAAGCCACCAAAACCACCAAAGCCGGTATCAAAACCCCTTGATGAAAAGCCATTGAAGCGACTTCCTCTGGAGGAGCCTCCTCCAAAACCTCCACCAAAGAGATCTTTTAAGATGTCATCTAAATTAACTCCACCTGCATTTCTTGAGAAGTCGTGGAAGCTTTGTCCTCCAAACATGGAGTCTCCGTATTGATCATATTGTGCGCGTTTTTTTTCATCGCTTAGAATTTCATAAGCAGCATTGATTTCTTTAAATTTTTCTTCCGCACCTTTTTCTTTATTGATATCAGGATGGTATTGTCTTGCTAAGCGACGATAAGCTTTTTTTATCTCATCTGCACTCGCATTTTTAGATACTCCAAGTGTTTCATATAAGCTATTCATGTTGTTCCTTGAAAAATATATGATTGTTTTTATTAGTGTAAATTATATCAAAAACTTTAGCCTAAGTCAATCAAGTTTTATAAATTTTTACCACTCAAGCTTTCATTTACAATTTTGTAAATTTTCAGTTTTATACTTATGAAATGCGTAAAATATTTTACAAGTTATAAGTTTTAAAAAATACAAATAAAAAAGGAAGCAATAATGAAAAAGCTTATTTTATCATTGAGTTTAGCAAGTGCTTTGTTTGCTGCAAATGTGAATTTTAATGAATCAAGTATAACAACCAATCGTGTCAATCCTGCTGCGGGAGATACAGTTCTTTCTTATCATGATTCGATAAAAGATGCTAAAAAATCTGTTGTAAATATCTCTACTTCAAAAACTATTACAAGGGTAAATCGCCCAAGTCCTTTGGATGATTTTTTTAATGATCCTTATTTTAAACAATTTTTTGATTTTGACTTTCCGCAAAGAAAGGGAAGAAGTGATAAAGAGGTGGTAAGCTCCTTAGGCTCTGGTGTGATCATCTCTAAAGATGGCTATATCGTTACAAATAACCATGTAGTGGATGATGCAGATACTATCACTGTAAGTTTACCTGGCAGCGATACAGAGTATAAAGCTAAGCTTATAGGCAAAGATCCAAAGACGGATTTAGCGGTGATTAAAATCGAAGCAAACAATCTTTGGGCTATCACTTTTACAAATTCAGATGATTTAATGGAAGGAGATGTTGTTTTTGCTTTAGGAAATCCTTTTGGTGTTGGATTTAGCGTTACAAGTGGGATAATTTCTGCTTTAAATAAAGACAATATAGGTTTAAACCAATACGAAAATTTCATCCAAACAGATGCTTCGATCAATCCTGGGAATTCAGGTGGTGCTTTAGTAGACAGTCGTGGATTTTTAGTGGGTATAAATTCAGCCATTCTCTCTCGCGGAGGTGGAAATAATGGCATCGGATTTGCAATACCTTCAAATATGGTAAAAGATATAGCCAAAAAGCTTATTGAAAAAGGAAAGATTGATAGAGGATTTTTAGGTGTGACTATTTCTGCTTTACAGGGTGATACTAAAAAAGCTTATAAAAATCAAGATGGCGCTTTAATTACCGATGTGCAAAAAGGTTCAAGTGCTTATGAGGCAGGGCTTAAGCGAGGGGATTTGGTGACTAAGGTAAATGATAAAGTGATTAAAAGCCCAAGTGATCTTAAAAACTATATAGGTACTTTAGAGATAGGTCAAAAAATTTCACTGGATTTTGAAAGAGATGGGGAAAATAAAAGGGTTGATTTTATCCTCAAAGGAGAAAAAGAAAATCCTAAAGCCGTTCAAAATGATTTGATCGAGGGTATGACTTTAAGAAATTTGGATCCAAGATTTAAAGAGCGTTTACAAATTCCAAAAGATATAAATGGAGTTTTTGTAGAAAGTGTTAAAGATAAGAGTAGGGCTAAAAATTCAGGATTTAAAGAGGGCGATATCATCATAGGCGTAGGACAAAATGAAATTAAAAATTTAAAAGATTTAGAACAAGCCTTAAAACAAGTAAAGAAAAAAGAATTTACTAAAATTTGGGTTTATCGCAACGGTTTTGCTACTTTGTTAATACTTAAATAGTTTTTGCGAAAGGGTTTCCCTTTCGTTATATATTTTAGTTTAGAATTTAAAAACCAAGATTAAATACAGTAAAAGGAATGCAATGACAAATATCCTTATGATAGAAGATGATTTAGAACTTGCTGAAATTACGGCTGAGTATTTAGAAAAATTCGATATGAAAGTCGATATCGCACACGAGCCTTATATAGGACTTTCAAAGCTAGCTTTAAAAGAATATCAACTCATTATTTTAGATCTTTCTTTGCCAGGACTTGATGGGCTTGAAGTGTGTGAAGAAATTCGCAAAAAGTATGATACGCCTATTATTATCTCAAGTGCTAGACATGATATTACAGATAAGGTCAATGCTTTAGAATTGGGTGCGGATGATTATTTGCCAAAGCCTTATAATCCTAAAGAACTTCAAGCACGCATCAAAAGCCACTTAAGACGCATTTCAAATACAAAAAGCGCTATAGCAAAAAGTGTTAAAGATCTTGTTTATGATCAATACAAACACATTATCACCATGAAGGGACAAGAGCTGACTTTAACTAATGCAGAATTTGATATTTTAAGCTATTTGATCAAAAAAGAAGGCGGTGTTGTCAGTCGTGAAGAACTTGTTTATAATTGTTCTTCAATCAGTGAAGACTCGAGCAATAAAAGCATCGATGTAATCATCAGTCGTATTCGTCAAAAAATGGGTGATGATCCAAAAACTCCAAAATATATCCATTCTATCAGGGGTATAGGCTATAAGCTTACTCAATGAATCGTTCGTCTATTTTCTATACCATAACTTTTATTTTTATTTTTGCTGGCGTTAGTGTTATCCTTGGCTTTTTATGGCTTATAGAATACGATCAGCAAAATTACACTAGAGAATTAAACACCAAGTATTCTTTGATAGCTAATGCAAGGCTTTTAAATTTCGCAGGAGTGATCAGCGAAAGAGAATTTGAAGAACAAACCAAAAATTACAATAAAATGGAACCCATCTTAGAGGCTAGACAAATTCGTAGAATTCTTTTTGGTGGAGAAGTGTTGGCTAGAGTTGAGGTCAATAACGGCTTGATTGAAATCATTTCTTATGATAGACGCGTATACTTAAATATCATTTTTGATGGCAAGGTAAATCTTTACAAAGATCAAGACTATCAAACTTATAGGTATTTTATCATTAAAGCCATAGCTGTAGCCGTGATTTGTATACTTGTGTTGCTCTATATTTATATATTTAAAAAACTGAAGCCTTTAAAAGCTTTAAAGAAGCAAATTGATAAATTTGCACAAGGAAAGCTTAATGATATAGAAGATGTAAGCACGGGGGTAGATGAAATTTCTCAAGTAAGCGAGGCTTTTTATCAAGCGATCGTTCAAATTCGTAAGCTCAATCAATCACGCCAATTTTTCTTAAGAAATATGATGCACGAGCTTAAAACCCCGATTACCAAAGGGCTTATAACTCTTGAAATGCTAGAGGATAATAAATACAAAGAAAGATTAGAAAGTATATTTAACCGTCTTGAAATTCTTATCAATGAATTTGCAGCCATAGAGCAAATCACTTCTGGAGCAGCATTTATCAACCGTAAAAAATACAATATTTTAGATGTTTTAGATGAGGCCAAAGAAATCGCTATGCGGGATGACAATAACATACGCATTTTTATGGATGAGAGCTTTTTTGTAAATGTAGACTTCAAGCTTTTTACGACCGCGATTAAAAATATGATTGATAATGGTATCAAGCATTCTGAAAATGGCTTTATACAAATCGATATAATGGATGATTATATTTGTTTTAAAAATAGAGGCCCTGAATTAAACAATACTTTAGAGTATTATACCCAAGCTTTCACTCAAGGAAGCTCAAGACAAAAGTCAAGCTTTGGACTTGGACTTTATATAGTCAATACCATTTTAGAAGCCCATGGAATGAAGCTTGATTATGATTATGAAGAGGGTGTGAATTTATTTTATTTTAGAAATTTAAAAAGTATTATTGTTAAAGAATGAAATTTTTTGCATTTTTTTGAAAAAATACTTGACAAAGATTAAAAAATAAAATATAATTACATTTTACTTTTTAAGATATTCCGGATTAGCTCAGCGGTAGAGTAGTCGGCTGTTAACCGATTGGTCGTAGGTTCGAATCCTACATCCGGAGCCACTTCCAACTTTCTCATAAAAAATCATTATTTTAATATATCAGAATGAAGTTTTATAACTATATTATTTTATTGTGTTGCTTTTTTATATACATAAGTCAAAATCAGTTTTTATAATTTATTTTTATTTTGAAAGTAGTAAATTGACATAATTTTACAATGCTTAAAATATAGAATTTATCAAAGACTATCAAACTATAGGTATTTTTTTATTTAATGCTGCTGTATTTAAAGGTGATGAAGTTATATAGAAACTTTACCGCGTTGTGATAAAGTTTCTATAAATATTATTCGGGTTTTTTGAGATTTTTAACGATTTTATCTATTTTTTTACTTGCTTTTGAATAATCCCCGTCTTTTAATTCTTCTAAAGCTTCGATAGCAAAATCAAAATCACCTAAATCATCGGATTCTTTTTGGAGATTTTCTACAACTCTATCTATTTTTTTACTTGCTTTTGAATAATCTCCGTCTTTTAATTCCTCTAAAGCATTGACCGCAAAAGAAAAATCTTCAATTTCATTAAGATAGGCTTCTAAAGCTTCTTTAACTATGCTTGATTTGGGTTTGGAAAGATTTTTACTTATATTG
It contains:
- a CDS encoding HtrA protease/chaperone protein / Serine protease (Protease DO); the encoded protein is MKKLILSLSLASALFAANVNFNESSITTNRVNPAAGDTVLSYHDSIKDAKKSVVNISTSKTITRVNRPSPLDDFFNDPYFKQFFDFDFPQRKGRSDKEVVSSLGSGVIISKDGYIVTNNHVVDDADTITVSLPGSDTEYKAKLIGKDPKTDLAVIKIEANNLWAITFTNSDDLMEGDVVFALGNPFGVGFSVTSGIISALNKDNIGLNQYENFIQTDASINPGNSGGALVDSRGFLVGINSAILSRGGGNNGIGFAIPSNMVKDIAKKLIEKGKIDRGFLGVTISALQGDTKKAYKNQDGALITDVQKGSSAYEAGLKRGDLVTKVNDKVIKSPSDLKNYIGTLEIGQKISLDFERDGENKRVDFILKGEKENPKAVQNDLIEGMTLRNLDPRFKERLQIPKDINGVFVESVKDKSRAKNSGFKEGDIIIGVGQNEIKNLKDLEQALKQVKKKEFTKIWVYRNGFATLLILK
- a CDS encoding Putative two-component sensor, giving the protein MNRSSIFYTITFIFIFAGVSVILGFLWLIEYDQQNYTRELNTKYSLIANARLLNFAGVISEREFEEQTKNYNKMEPILEARQIRRILFGGEVLARVEVNNGLIEIISYDRRVYLNIIFDGKVNLYKDQDYQTYRYFIIKAIAVAVICILVLLYIYIFKKLKPLKALKKQIDKFAQGKLNDIEDVSTGVDEISQVSEAFYQAIVQIRKLNQSRQFFLRNMMHELKTPITKGLITLEMLEDNKYKERLESIFNRLEILINEFAAIEQITSGAAFINRKKYNILDVLDEAKEIAMRDDNNIRIFMDESFFVNVDFKLFTTAIKNMIDNGIKHSENGFIQIDIMDDYICFKNRGPELNNTLEYYTQAFTQGSSRQKSSFGLGLYIVNTILEAHGMKLDYDYEEGVNLFYFRNLKSIIVKE
- a CDS encoding HspR, transcriptional repressor of DnaK operon; this translates as MEHHYDEPVYLISVVAKVLSIHPQTLRQYEREGLIEPSRTDGKIRLYSQRDIDRIKLILRLTRDMGVNLAGVDVILKLKNQLHEFENLIDELRLELSKQQNPNTSSKAVVKHKNSFDLIFYEKK
- a CDS encoding DnaJ-class molecular chaperone CbpA, whose protein sequence is MNSLYETLGVSKNASADEIKKAYRRLARQYHPDINKEKGAEEKFKEINAAYEILSDEKKRAQYDQYGDSMFGGQSFHDFSRNAGGVNLDDILKDLFGGGFGGGSSRGSRFNGFSSRGFDTGFGGFGGFEEDLDSTIELSIPFEKAVVGGEHSFNLQGETIKFKIPHGIKQGEKLRIRNKGKKGHNGSRGDLIVIVKLEESEIYQREDDDLYQKVDISLKTALFGGKVTVSTLKENKKEATITIPANSKNGQKIRLKGYGVQNRKNDIYGDMYLVLNVILPSIQTLDEQLIEILKEKLP
- a CDS encoding Putative two-component regulator, producing the protein MTNILMIEDDLELAEITAEYLEKFDMKVDIAHEPYIGLSKLALKEYQLIILDLSLPGLDGLEVCEEIRKKYDTPIIISSARHDITDKVNALELGADDYLPKPYNPKELQARIKSHLRRISNTKSAIAKSVKDLVYDQYKHIITMKGQELTLTNAEFDILSYLIKKEGGVVSREELVYNCSSISEDSSNKSIDVIISRIRQKMGDDPKTPKYIHSIRGIGYKLTQ
- a CDS encoding Predicted phosphatase, with the protein product MINVFFDMDGTLIDSANAISCAVNEIRNELNLNPLSREKIMQTINTPNVDWAKELYNIDNFHHSSFKDGFEKYFIKHYEQSVVLFEGIKEILEFLKEKNCFLAIATNAPQSSLSSILKKHEIIPYFDKILGVSLGIEPKPHPMMLDLLKSEAPHKTSIFIGDSQKDRECAKNANIPYFHAKWYQKDLQENEFSNASELKNFLERYL
- a CDS encoding Glutathione-regulated potassium-efflux system protein KefB, translated to MGNFLEIFLITAAIAIVLNVIFKKFEIPTIIGYIAAGEIISEIYHLSGKGEIAHIAEFGIVFLMFTIGLEFSFKHLMAMKQEVFLNGSLQMLTCGFVFMLLAIGILGLGDKSATIVGFALALSSTAVVLKILNDNGDINEQYGRKALGILLFQDIAVIPLLLLVDIFSSNNQNIGQLLLTTLLSAVILIALLFFIGKYLVDRIFRLIIRASSQEIFISTILFMVIGASFLANYFGFSYSLGAFIAGALIAETRYKHKIEADLIPFRDLLLGLFFITVGMQIQLDIVAKNWFIICVLTLLIMGLKFGIVCGFLFLYTKKRVALKTAFSIAQVGEFALAIFSLLQAKSMLDVETAQILIVVSIVTMIITPFVLNNIRKIANVVEDMTLNTNTTQQTAPSTLKNHLVIFGYGRLGQEIVQKIKNTGVPYLVLESDLNLVELGISRGENVVFANAAQEETLKIANITECAVAIVTISNEAKLEMICQVLASYPKPIDTIIHVNGSLEKMLFSSIDENIRIVRSEKVIARNLVQEALECRIHKNT
- a CDS encoding Ribbon-helix-helix protein, copG family domain protein: MKQETKNYSFRMPLELKERLDNISKNLSKPKSSIVKEALEAYLNEIEDFSFAVNALEELKDGDYSKASKKIDRVVENLQKESDDLGDFDFAIEALEELKDGDYSKASKKIDKIVKNLKKPE